Proteins encoded together in one Pontiella desulfatans window:
- a CDS encoding O-antigen ligase family protein, giving the protein MTSQSVDAERIKRSLLVLFLIAVSVYLSWFGLSKNLPWMGLLIPALGVVTALISRPAALFILILFIRSGNFMVPGLPGTLTLARLMLLMMIGWAMVESALRQEKAKNSYVPGMDFWMGVFLLDIFLIMAVRGAGFRMLGGSSYGGATYVGLIAAILFYYSVVRIRLSDQHVKLVLMGIVIASILPMAVEILVYHFPGQSWWLTSYFDVAPEYALGQKGMEGGVERWGTFSNFAFALIPIIYVLCRNAKLRFILIVLAVLLVGMTGFRNRVLKVGTLIFFASMYYSKNRMKTFMGWVLVGVAGLVVLVIAAPYLPPAMQRAVSFLPFLEIDFDVARTATGSATWRFDMWKEYCIPNVPKYFFVGRGLSRDITSFAWLSSSWYGTYEFYYHMGRYHSGPFSLLLDYGLLGTVSFTVFFIMVVVDGWKTVKQYAMHLDSFAARYYVFLTLLMTYNLVAFYLIFGDVDSQLLDLLLIAAQMRILKKNFLDVDRVDGESLVS; this is encoded by the coding sequence ATGACAAGTCAATCGGTAGATGCGGAAAGAATTAAGCGAAGTTTGCTGGTATTGTTCCTCATTGCGGTCTCGGTTTATCTTTCCTGGTTTGGTCTTTCAAAAAACCTGCCATGGATGGGATTGTTGATTCCTGCTTTGGGCGTTGTTACCGCCCTGATAAGCCGTCCTGCCGCCTTGTTTATTCTGATTCTTTTTATTCGTTCGGGCAACTTTATGGTTCCTGGGTTGCCCGGTACGCTTACACTTGCACGCCTTATGCTGCTTATGATGATTGGCTGGGCAATGGTGGAAAGTGCACTTCGCCAAGAGAAGGCTAAAAACTCATATGTACCGGGGATGGATTTTTGGATGGGCGTTTTCCTGTTGGATATCTTTCTCATCATGGCGGTTCGGGGGGCCGGATTCCGCATGCTCGGAGGCTCAAGTTATGGAGGAGCGACCTATGTTGGATTGATTGCCGCAATACTGTTCTATTATTCTGTGGTGCGAATCCGGTTGTCTGATCAACACGTTAAACTGGTTCTAATGGGAATCGTTATTGCATCGATTTTGCCCATGGCCGTCGAGATTCTGGTGTACCATTTTCCGGGGCAGTCTTGGTGGCTAACCTCTTATTTTGACGTGGCTCCTGAATATGCGTTGGGGCAAAAGGGTATGGAGGGTGGCGTCGAACGCTGGGGAACATTTTCCAACTTCGCTTTCGCGCTGATTCCGATCATCTATGTGCTCTGTCGCAACGCGAAGCTTCGCTTTATATTGATTGTGCTGGCAGTCCTGTTGGTAGGCATGACGGGATTTCGCAACCGGGTTTTGAAGGTTGGGACTCTCATCTTCTTCGCCAGCATGTATTATTCAAAAAACCGGATGAAAACATTCATGGGATGGGTTCTGGTCGGCGTGGCAGGATTGGTCGTCCTGGTCATTGCGGCACCCTATCTGCCGCCAGCCATGCAGCGAGCGGTTTCGTTTCTTCCCTTCCTTGAGATCGATTTCGATGTCGCGCGAACCGCGACGGGCTCAGCCACTTGGCGCTTTGATATGTGGAAGGAATATTGTATTCCCAACGTACCAAAATATTTTTTTGTTGGTCGCGGGTTGTCTAGGGATATCACTAGTTTCGCTTGGTTGAGTAGTTCGTGGTATGGGACCTATGAATTCTATTACCATATGGGGCGTTACCATAGCGGGCCGTTTAGTTTGTTATTGGACTATGGTTTGTTAGGTACGGTTTCCTTTACGGTATTCTTTATCATGGTTGTCGTTGATGGGTGGAAGACGGTTAAGCAATATGCCATGCATCTGGATTCCTTCGCAGCGCGATACTATGTCTTTCTTACCTTGCTCATGACCTATAACCTCGTTGCTTTCTATTTGATTTTTGGAGACGTGGATTCACAACTATTGGATTTGCTTTTGATTGCAGCTCAAATGCGAATACTAAAGAAGAACTTTCTTGATGTCGATAGGGTTGATGGCGAATCACTTGTTTCTTGA
- a CDS encoding FkbM family methyltransferase: protein MTFFFDEWAGRERIRNISINGVDLQVRSGSSDLDVVISSLVEDEYGHLDCPNPRIIVDAGANIGTSAISFARKYPHAKVFAIEPENGNYGLLVKNTESYGNVVPIKAAIWGAEGEKFIQNRATGAWGYTIADGVDGAESMGQATKCITMPHLMKEYGIETIDILKMDIEGGEKDVLENSSAWIDRVQVMTVELHDYICMGCDRAFYLATRSFNRFERHGEKVTAYREQ from the coding sequence ATGACCTTCTTTTTTGACGAATGGGCAGGTCGTGAAAGGATTCGCAACATATCCATCAACGGCGTGGATCTGCAGGTTCGGTCGGGATCATCGGATCTGGACGTGGTCATCAGTAGTCTGGTAGAGGATGAATACGGCCATTTGGATTGCCCCAATCCCCGGATTATCGTCGATGCCGGGGCCAACATTGGGACATCCGCGATCTCCTTTGCCCGGAAATATCCGCATGCAAAGGTATTTGCCATCGAACCCGAAAACGGGAACTATGGCCTGCTTGTGAAAAATACGGAAAGCTATGGCAATGTGGTTCCAATCAAGGCGGCCATCTGGGGCGCGGAGGGGGAGAAGTTTATCCAAAACCGTGCAACCGGAGCCTGGGGCTACACCATCGCCGATGGCGTCGATGGAGCGGAAAGCATGGGACAAGCGACAAAATGCATCACCATGCCGCATTTAATGAAGGAATATGGCATAGAGACCATCGATATCCTGAAAATGGATATCGAGGGCGGCGAAAAGGATGTTTTGGAAAACTCCAGTGCATGGATCGATCGCGTTCAGGTAATGACGGTTGAGCTCCACGATTATATATGCATGGGGTGCGACCGCGCCTTTTATTTGGCGACCCGGTCGTTCAACCGCTTCGAGCGGCATGGTGAAAAGGTTACGGCTTATCGCGAGCAATAA